GTCCAGGGGGCCCTGCCAATTAGGGGGCCCCCAGAAAAACGGACACGCCCACACCCCGACTGCCCGGTGCTCCTGCCGTGGAACAGGGGAAACCCCTGCACCGTgaccccatttccctggcaggtGCGCGGGGGGGACTGAAGgccaaaggggtggggaggggcccccacttgctctggcccctAATCCACCTCTGCCTGGGGTCGACCCCAGGGGTTGGCTTTGAcctgctcagctcctgcctctccttcccctccagctgaGGAGCCTTCACTGCGGGCCCAGCACACCCCCAGGCAGGCTGGGAAGGCCCCTCTGCTGCCCCAGGGGTGGTGGGTGTGCACGAGGGGGAGTTACACTGGCACATTTTAACTGCTCCGTGGCTGCTCAGGACCCTGCAACCAGGACACAGCCCCCCGCCATGAGCCAGCTGGTGGCGCCAGCGAGGTGGGGAGCAGACACCCTCCTGGAGcgaggcagggcctggggctcacCAGAGCTCGTCTGCAAGCTCCCTAAGGATGCGACCGAGTCCTGGCGCCCAGCTGAGGCTCTGATCCCTGCCGCAGGGACCCCGGTGTCCCTGGCACACCGTGGCGTGCGCACCGTGCTGGCGTGTGCTGCAAGTCTGGTGCACAGAAGGAAGTAGCGGGTTGGCCTCCGAGGTCTGTTCCTTTAACAGGTGCTCCTGGCCCGTGTCCCCAggacaggagggggctccaggccggCAGGCGTCTAGCCTGCTGATGGAGACATAAAGGCCAAGCTCTGCATCGAGGGAGGAACTTAAAGGGGCCAGCGTGCGCTGAGCGGGAGCCGTGGCCTCTGCGCAGCCCTTGCGAGTGGCTGGCTCCTCGAGGGTTAAcgctccctctctgccccattaGCAGCAGCAGGACGGATCTGGTcacactgcagggagcagggggagcctCTGCGGGGTCGGTTCCCCAGCAATCAGAGCCCCTCTCCCCAAGAGCTCCCAGCCCATCCCCCCCTCTCCACACTCAGGGGGAACCCCCTTCCCTTCACGAGCCCCCGCAGGCTGCTGTACGGCACCACCCCCACCCAGCCGCCACCTCCGGCGGGGAGGCTACGTTTGGACCCCTGCGAGGGCTCCCCGAGGACGGACGGGGCCTCACATCGGACACAGGGGTATCAGGATGTGCCAGATTCCccaggggagagaggcagagtgcgttcacgcgcacacgcacacacggtTCGACGGGCACACGTGTCCGTCTCCACGGTGCGGACCCACACGTGTGCATGCGCTCCAAGCAGAGTCGAGGCCGGGAGTCAACGCGTGAAATCCACAGACCGGCTGGGCCGAGCGCTCAGCGCCCCTGGGCCCGCTCCCCGCCCAGCCCGTGCTCTCAGGGTTAacgctccccagccccagccggagGCAGCTCAGGTAGGCGTGAATGTGCGGGGATCCAGTTCTGCCTGCGcggagcaggaggaggggccTGGCTGACCACTGGCTGGTGCTATAAAGCTCCCGGCTCCTGCCACACTCAGCGCCTTCAGCTGCACATGTGTGCAGAAAGGAAACGCCAGCTGTTACCGTGAGCGGACTTAACCCCTTCTGGGCCGCCGAGGCTGGAGGAGCGGAGGGGAAGGAATCCCGTGGCTGCGAAGCCGGATCTTGCTCTGAAAGCCAGCGGAGGCGCTCCAGACTTCGGGGGCAGGCGGCGGCTCGCCGGCTTCGGGGCTCCAGAGCTTTCAGCGCCGGAGGCAGCATGAGCGAGTGGAGCTGAGCTGTCCTGGTACCGGAGGATCTCTGGGGAGCCCGTTCCCGGCGGAGCTGTCTCGCCGTTGCCCTTGCCAGGTGCGCCCCGAGATGTCCTTTGCCATGCTGCGCTCGGCCCCCAGCCGGTACCTCTACCCCGAGATCAGCATGCTCTCCGAGGACGAGGAGAACGGGAGCGAGAGCTCCGGCTCCGAGGAGAAGCCCTACCACCTGGACGCCGGCACCTACGGCCTCAAGGGCGGGAAGCGCCGGAGCAGCAAGAAACCCAACCGGATCAACCGGGAGCCCCGGCAGCGCCACACGGCCAACGCGCGGGAGCGCGACCGCACCAACAGCGTCAACACCGCCTTCACCGCCCTACGGACGCTCATCCCCACCGAGCCGGCCGACAGGAAGCTCTCCAAGATCGAGACGCTGCGGCTGGCCTCCAGCTACATCTCCCACCTGGGCAACGTGCTGCTGCTCGGGGAGGCCTGCGGGGACGGGCAGCCCTGCCACACCACCCCAGGCTTCTaccaccacagcagcagcagcagccccccgctGCGGGAGAGCGAGAACTCGCAGCCCAAACAGATCTGCACTTTCTGCCTCAGCAACCAGAGGAAGCTGGTAAGTGGCTGCTCGGCCTTTCTTTCTGCGCCTTCGGGCGGCGTGCCGGGGTCCTCAGCCAGGCAGGGCGGGGGAGCAGCGAGAACCCAACACAGAGCGGACCCTGCCCCTCCGCCCGCCCCGGGGACGCTCGGCGCCTCGGGCTAGAACTAGCTCAGCGCCGTTGCCATCCATCGGCGCTCGCGAGCGTGGGGGAGACGGCAGGGCCGGAGCGGGAACGTAGCCAGCAGGAGGAAATCCCTGTGACGCTGGGAACTGCCCTGACTCTAGCTGGGGAGATCTTGCAAACCAGACCCCTTGGGCAAGGCAGAAAGAGACACAGCCAATCCCGCTGCCTCCCCCGGCATACCTAGCTTCTCTCCAAAGCCCCCGCTGGCGGCTGCTAACTCCTGCCCTTACTAGCTGGGGGGAgctagggggtggaggggggagcgAGAGGGGGAGACTATCTGGGGGCTAGAGATTAATTTTAGGAGCTCACAGACTCAGGGGACGGCTGAGGATAAAGAGCTTAAATCCAGAGAGTCTGCAGAGGGAGGTCTCTTCATTAGCACTGCACAGGCAGACGCCAGGAGGCGAACTCGCCCGGTCTCCGCTACGGACCATCTCTGGGGCTTTAAGCATTTCAGCCACAGGCTCCCTTCTGCCCCACCTGCTCGAGGGAGCCGAGGGCCCCTGCtagccagctccagcccctggagAGCTCAGTGCATGCCTGCCGAGCGTGGTGTTTTGGGGAGCTGGACAGACacctgattgggggggggggggggggggtgggagagagaagcaCTTGGAACAGCTCATACCAAGCCAATGCCCCCCGAATGCTCCTGAGAAGCCCCACTCTGGCGCGCCCCTCTTGGCTGCTCAGGGACCCATGTccctgcagaaagagcagccatGCCAACCGGCCTGGGCCACGCTGCTCCCTGGCACGCAGAGCAGGGCCCGGCTAAGTCAGCTCCAGTGTGTGGGTGCGGTTCTCCTCTGGTCTCCCAGGTCAGGTCTCAGCTGTGGCGGGTATGCggctccccaggcagggcagaaCACTTGAGGGAACGTGGCGTCTGCCTGGTGCCTGCCCTCTGGCAGTGATTTCACATGCCCGGCACTCACCTGCTGCCCCCGGAGTCGGGCTGCTAGCCGCTGGCTGGGATGCACAGCGTGGCTCCGCAGCCCAGGGTCAAGGGCAGGACGGCGAGGCCTCTGCTCCTCCGGAGAAGGGGGAAGGCGGCGATGAGAAGGTCCCAGACTCACTGGACTAGGCACACGCGCCCACAACAGCTGCTTGGCTGGGACTCCCCGAGGAGCCGGAGCGGCCCCGCACCCGAGCCCACCAGCTTGCAGGGAGACGTGGTGTGGGGCCAGCTGCCCCCCGGCTCTCCCAGCAGAAGTGGgagctcccccgctcccccctagcatagcagagagagaggcaggagcaaCAGCACAGACCTGAAGGACAGCTCTGACTCCTGGGCAGGGCTTTGCCACACACACATGGGAGCATCAAGGGGCCCCGCTGTCAGGCCAGTGTGCAGGTgagagccctggggctggggcacaccccagtcagaggggcagggaggggagcagatcTGCAGAGGACGCAGTCAGCCCCCAgggagaggtttttttaaaagggtccTGCCCAGGTTGCCCCAAGGTGCTCGAGCCCTGGAAGGGAGCAGGTGGGAAGTTCTCGCTCCTCGTCATTAACATAAGTCCAGGACTTGCCTGCCAGGgtggcctggggccccaggggaGCGAGTGATGGGCTGAGAAAGTCAGCCCGGCGTCGGGCAGGAGAAGGGGCAGTCCCAGCACCCGGGTCACCCCAGGGAGCCTGCAGCGGGGGCGGGCGGCTACAGAGCAGCCTAGCTcaggggctggaggctgcagcAAGGCAGGTCAAGAGTGAAACCCGAGGGACAAACAGGCAGGAAACCCCAGGCAGATCTGTCCTGCTCGGCAACCGGGGGGGTTTGAAACCCCCCCACCAAGCAGACACACTCCAGAGGGGCTTCGGGGGCGGCTCCCTACCCAATCCGACCAGGGCAGGGGGCCCATACGGAGCCTCTGGGGACCCGGAAAACGGTGGCGACAGGGAAGGGAGATTCATGAGCAACTGGGGGGGCCTTGGAGAGAGCCCACAAACATCCCTCCTGTTACCATAAACGAGTGGGGGGTGGACACGACAGCAAGGGACCACTTCCACTCAGTCCTCAGAGAGaggcccccccccagcagtgaCTCAGGTCACAGAGATGGACTCTCAGCAGCACAGCACAGATATAAAGCACCATGCTTTGAGGGTAATCAGTccaccccctgctgcccaccTCAAGTGCCCTGCGGCCACGGATCTCAGAGCACCGCCACACACTTCCagcctcctagcccagccccTGAGGCAGGTCAGCAAGATCCCATTGTCGAGTGGGAAGCCTGGTACCCAGCAGAGCCGTGACGGACCCTCCTTCTAATGACTAGCCCTGTGCTTTGCGTACCACCGTCCGTCCTCATGCAGCGCTAAGTTCCCCCTCTTGCTGGCACTACCCCTTCACCTCGATTCCTATAAACCACGGCCCATTGGAGCCGCCCACCTTGGGGCAAACCCCACGCTGGGCATGCCTAGCCACCTCATGCCCAGAGGCACGGAAAGGCACAGCTATGCCCGAGCCCTGATCGGAGAGCGGCAGCCTCGTTTGACCTTTAGCTTTTCGAGACAGTTCTCTAAGATTTGGCCATTGGCTGGATTCTCACGTAGGCCGGAGAAAGCTACCCTGCTATAGCAAACACACCTATCCCGCTGCTGGATGCGAGGGGAACCCTGGTGAGGGCAAAGTGCTGATCTTGCCTGGTCTCCACGGCAAATTTTACCGCGGGAGAACTCTCTGGGCTTGTTATCTTGCTCTAAAAATTCCCCACTGCTTTCAGCAGCAAAGACCAAGTCTTCAGTCACAGGGTTTTCAGCACATAGCAAGGAAGTGAAATTAATCTTCTCAGCAGTTGTAAAGACAGCATCCTGGGGACCTGCCTGCCTGCTTGACACTAAGTGGAAGGGACCTCTCTTGGCTGCTGAGTGCTAGAAAGATGACGCTATCCACATTCTGGAGAAATCAGCTCCCTATAAACCCACTTTCCATGCACTCTAAAAACCAGAGTCGCTGCCCGGGCACATGCCAGGGATCAGACACGGGCAGGAAGAGCTCAGAGATTCTGACGTAGAAAACGTTTCTCACTCACACACGAGTTCCTCTCATTGCAGAGCCCACCGGGAAGGGAATTTGCCGTGTACACAgacctttacatttattttattggtacatgCCAAGTACAAAATCTCCCCTGTAAACGGCTACACACAGAGCTGCCACTGGTGGCTCTGTGAGGCAGGCGGGGAGGCCGTGAGCCCACCAGGACAGGAGCTGGATGCAAGGCGCAGGGAGGGCCCGGGCCCTGGCTAGCTTTGCCCTCACTCCTCCAAGCACCCTCACCCCAAACGAAAAGGGAGCAGCTTGGCACgtagggctggggctgcaggaaacCAGCAGgcttggctccaggctggggcgggggaggagagcgCGGCACACAGAACAGAGACGCTGGCTAGCTGGCAGGAGTCACACAGCGAAGCCTGGGAGGAGCTCAGGCAGGGTAACTCACCCCGGTCTAGGGTCCCGAAGAGCTGCAAATACCCCCCGGGGGCTGGGACTTGGCACAAACCAGCTGACGCTCCTGCCGCGTCTCCACCACAGGCGTGATGAACGGCGCGACCGACAAAGGGGTGACGTGGCTTCCCACGGGGGCGCTGAGACTCTCACTTCAGCACCCAGGGCAGGAGACGTTCCCGTACTGCAAAGATCCTCCGTTAACCTCCACCCCCAAAAGGCCAGGCCCCGCTCAGCTACAGCGCCTCACGCAGGGCTGGGCGACCCAGGCCACTCTCTAAACAGATCTAGCTGCAGGGGTAGGACAGGGCCGTACGCGGCACTGGGACTGAGCCTCCAatgtgcaggaggccagggcCGAAGCGGGAGGCgtgcgggctctttccctgtgctTCCCCGACCTGCCCACCCCAACACATGGCTGCAGCTCCCACTTCCTTAACGGGGCAGGGGTCTGGGAAGGAGGGTCTGGCTTTGCGACCTGCTCACGGCTTGTGCCAGATTGCCCCCCCTTTGCCGCCTGGCGCACACGCAGAGCTAAGGGAACGCGCAGAGCAGGAGGGAGCGATGGGAAAACACGAGGCATGGCATTCCTACTTGTCTGGGTCTTGTGCGCACAGCATGAGGAGAGGGAAACCAGGGCTCAGCTCTCGGTAAAGAGCGCACCTCCTTCCCGCCTCCACGCACGCGCTGCGCCTGCTctgggggctgcagcccccaTCACACAACAAGTacgggtcactaaatgaaatgaacaggcagcaggtttaaaacaaacaaaaggaagtatttcttcacacaatggacagtcaacctgtggaactccttgcctgaggatgttgtgaagccaaaactataactgggttcaataaagaactagataagttcctggaggataggtccatcaatggctagtagccaggatgggcagggatggtgtccccagcctctgtttgccagaagcgaGGAAcgggcgacaggatggatcacttgatgattccctgttctgttcattctctctggggcacccggcattggccactgtcagaagacaggacactgcgctagatggacctttggtctgacccactgtggctgttcttatgttcttatagccccctgctctcccagggaGCCGCGCTACCACGGCGTCGGGGACATGGGAATTCCTAGGGCCCTGGGTCACTGCACTGTGGTACACGAGCAAACCCCGAAGAGCTGAAGGGAAATGGCTCTGAGCACCCAAGGACAAGCAGGGGAAGCAGTGTTACAGGTTCCTCGGCTGGTTTATTAGGGACTTAGAAAGGGACGCTGCCAACGCTCCGTCCTCAGGCCCCGGCGGAGTGACGGCAGAGCTGGTTGGCATGTCCCCACCAAACCTTGGGACCGTCTGAACTGCTCGGAGCTGAGCCAGTGACAGGCCATTTCCCTTCGCTTCTGGCCAGCGCTGCACCGTTGGGCTGCAGCCACCCAGGGCGGGGCAGGACGATTCCTGCTGGGCCTGATTTGCGGGCAGATTTGACCTGTACAGAACCGCAGCTCCCTGCCGGGCCCCTGGCTGAAGGCGCCTGCCTGGGTCTGCCACCAGCTCAGGAAAGAAGCTGCTCCTGGGAAGGCCCCATGCCTCAGGCCCAGCAAGATCCCAGCCACACGCCAGCATGGCTGAGAGCGCCGGCAGGGACAGGTCCTGGGGCAGGCAAGCCCCAGGCTCTCCTCGGAGCCAGTCAATGCAGCACCGCAGCCTCTGCGGTCCGGGGGAGAGTCAGCCTCTGCTCTGGAAAGATGGAGCAGGGGGCACATGCAGAGTTTACAGCCAGGAAAGCGAGGTCTCGGGGCACCACTCCAGGGAGCATGGAGATCCTGGGAACTGAGCAGCCTCTAAAGGCCGCTGGGGAGCAGGAAAGGCCCGGAGCAAGAATAAGGCCTGGAAAACCCGCTTCAGGGGGTGAAGAGGCACTCTGCGCCCCCGCCCCCTGTAACCTTCCCCACTGGCTGGAAAACAACCTCCACCCTGGGAACCTAGCTTGAGAGAGGCCTGGCCCCGGGCAGCAAAGCCCCACCGAGCCCCTGGGGCAACTGGGGAAACCACTCTGCCATCTGCTTCCACGCCTCCTAGAGCATCAGAGCCGGGCGTCCCGCTCTGCCAGGCCCCTCTGCCCTCCCGAGGTGGGAAAGCATGGCTCACTGGGGGGCTGCTCCGCCGCCAGGGCTCTATGCCAGTGGGCCATGTACTCACAGGCGAGGCCCCCTTACTCTGGAACAAGCacgtccacacagggagttactCGCGAAAAGCAGTTTCTGATTGGCTCTGTGTTTAGCTAAGCCCTTGGGAGGGACATGGGAAGACCGaagagacaccccccccacccccgatgcaCCATGGACCCCAAGTCAGTCCAGAGGTGCGACTGGATGGGCCATATCTGACCGAACAGACAGGTGGGGGCTCAGCTGACGGCTCTGGAAACCATTAGGAATGGCATGCAGGTCGGCGCTCTTTCCACACTGCCCAGGGCGGGCACCACGCCCCCCGTTCACAGCAGGGGGGCTCCTAGCCAGGCTCAGGGGGACGGGCCTCAGGAGCAGCTGGCCTGGGCAGCTGCTTGCGGGTTCTAGCCGTGCGGGGCTCCATGATGCTGATTTGCCACTGAGGGCGGGTGGGGCTGGGCGAGCCCGGTCAGATGCTAGGTGTGGGATGCAGATTCACTGTGTGTAAGCCCAGACCTGGCAACGTGACCAGAAAGTGCACAGGCCCTGGCGAGCGGAGAAGGGGCCAGAGATGGGTCACGTCCAAGCCTTCCCATGGCCAGTCCTCACACCACAGCTGggacagaatcatagactatccgggttggaagggacctcaggaggtcatctagtccaaccccctgctcaaagcaggaccaatcccccactaaatcaggAAACAGGCTATCACTTAGCTCCCAGCCCATCAGTCCCCTGCCCAGTGGGGCGCCCCGGACAGTTCAGGGCAGGGCAAAgggctgggatgtggaagaccagCGGAGCTGCCATGGGCCCTGCATCTGTCAGGGTAACTGGACAGCGACAGCCGCTATTAGGAACTGATGGGCCGGGATGCAGAGAGAGGCCAGCTCTGCCTAGCACCCCGGCACCGAGACCGGCAGAGCCCGTCACAAAGCACCCATCGCGGGTACGCAGCCATTACATCGCCATCCCCTCGGACGAGAGGGGCGCCGGCCCGGCACCGCAAGAGAAACAAGAGACAGCACAAAGGGGTTCTGTATCTGCAGCTCGGCTGGCCCAGaaagctccaccccagagctgctgggTCTCTAAGAGCGGCTGCATGGGGCCCACAGCTCGGCAGGAGGTTAAGTGGCACAGAAAGCTGAGGAACCAGCCTCACCCCCTGAAGAGCTGGGGGCACAAACGAGAGGAGTTTCTGAGCAAAGGTGGGGCGCTTTGTTCTGACCCAGCTTCCCCGTGCAGGGCCATCGGGTGagttggggcaggaggaggaagagaccaGGAAGGGGACAGCCGGACAGGACTGAGGTGACTGGCAGAGCCGGCATGGACCTTACCCCCCTGCCACTCTGTGTCAGCGGCACCCCTCCGAAGAGGGGCAGACAAACTGGAGGAGGGGAAATGATTAACCCTGGAactgccccagcctggggtgCCCAGAACAGACCTAGTCAGCCGGGCGTTGGCCTCCCCGCTGGTACCTGTGGCCTGGAGACTCCTGGAGGAGGGAGGCCCCTTCCTCTGGGCACCTGCGCCTTGAGCCAGAGCTGCAGGATGACCTGGGCGGCCCGAGGAGCAGATGCCCTGGAACCTACAACCTGTGATGGGCCCAGAGAGCTTGGCAGCCCCTCGGAAGGCACTGGGGTGGGTAGGGGGCACAGAGCCCTGCACATTACCGGTGACAACACCCCATGCCCTCGCAATGCCAGagaacccctgcctcatcccAGCCGGACGGTGCTGCAGAGACCCTGGCTAGGAATGCGCTGGCTCCAGGCTGAATGACCCTTCCAGCAGCCAGAGCTGGTTACCGCCCCCCATCTGGGGTGGGGGCACCCCTGAGCGCCAGCTCAGCGGCCAGTGGGTATTTTACCCGCCTCCCCCAACTCCAGAGTCAGAGGCGGGAAGGCTGACAATTCCCCAGGACAGGGCTGGGACCTGTCCATCCAGAACAGCTTCGGCACCCTCCCCATCACGGCGCGGTGTAGGCAGATTCACAGCCAACAGACCTGGGGAGACTGGGAAGGGTTTGGGGGTAACCAGCGTGAAGGAAAACTCACAGGTGCCGTGCTGAGAAGTGATTTGCTGTTATTCTCTGGGTAACACAAACAGAGGCCATGGCCCCCGCAGCCCCGTAAGGGAAACCCACACTCTGCGAAGCTGGCATCGGAGCTCTCCCCAAGCAGAGCTGGGACCTGGCAGACACTCCCCAGCAGGCATTAAATCActtgctgagccctggcacctgatgatgacccagctgctgggggtggggagtgaatcCAAATAGCTGGCTAGCCCACAGTGTCCTGAGAGAGCCGTGGGGAGCTGTGGGCTGGGACAGTGCTGGGCTTGTGTGGCCAATGGCCCAGCAGCTGGGCTACGGATGACTGCAGAGGCCTCCTGCAGGTGGAACATTAAGGACACGAGCATGCGGCCCGGACTCGCCAATGCCCAGGGGGGTAGCCGGAGCCCTGAGTCAGCCGGCGCCCCTTCCTGGTGCATGGCGGCCGGATGccttttcctcccaccccaggatCTGCAAGATGGGCCAGCTCCTCAAGCCTGTAATT
The window above is part of the Chelonia mydas isolate rCheMyd1 chromosome 2, rCheMyd1.pri.v2, whole genome shotgun sequence genome. Proteins encoded here:
- the SCX gene encoding basic helix-loop-helix transcription factor scleraxis, with the translated sequence MSFAMLRSAPSRYLYPEISMLSEDEENGSESSGSEEKPYHLDAGTYGLKGGKRRSSKKPNRINREPRQRHTANARERDRTNSVNTAFTALRTLIPTEPADRKLSKIETLRLASSYISHLGNVLLLGEACGDGQPCHTTPGFYHHSSSSSPPLRESENSQPKQICTFCLSNQRKLSKDRDRKTAIRS